Proteins co-encoded in one Brassica oleracea var. oleracea cultivar TO1000 chromosome C4, BOL, whole genome shotgun sequence genomic window:
- the LOC106341819 gene encoding beta-glucosidase 15-like, with product MRGKYLCLLVLIVLASNEVLAASNNSSTPKVRRSDFPEDFIFGSATSAYQIEGAAHQDGRGPSIWDTYSEKYPEKIKDGSNGSVAADSYHLYKEDVALLHQIGFNAYRFSISWSRILPRGNLKGGTNQAGIDYYNNLINELLSKGIKPFATIFHWDTPQSLEDAFGGFRGAEIVNDFQNYADICFKNFGDRVKHWMTLNEPLTVVQQGYVAGGMAPGRCSNFTKSNCKGGDGITEPYIVGHNLLLAHGAAVKVYREKYKASQKGQVGIALSAGWYLPYTESAADRLAAARIMAFTFDYFLEPLVTGKYPVDMVNNVKGGRLPTFTAQQSKMLKG from the exons ATGAGAGGAAAGTATCTTTGTTTACTAGTGCTCATTGTCTTGGCCTCCAATGAAGTACTTGCTGCCAGTAACAACTCTTCAACACCTAAAGTAAGAAGAAGTGATTTTCCAGAAGATTTCATTTTTGGGTCTGCAACATCTGCTTACCAG ATTGAAGGGGCTGCCCATCAAGATGGTAGAGGACCAAGTATCTGGGATACATACTCTGAAAAATATCCAG AGAAGATAAAGGATGGTAGCAACGGGTCTGTTGCAGCTGACTCTTACCATCTTTACAAG GAAGATGTGGCTTTATTGCATCAAATTGGCTTCAATGCTTACAGATTTTCTATCTCATGGTCGAGAATATTGCCTC GAGGAAATTTAAAAGGAGGAACTAACCAGGCTGGTATTGACTATTACAACAACTTAATCAATGAGCTTTTGTCCAAAG GAATTAAGCCTTTTGCCACAATTTTCCATTGGGACACACCACAAAGCCTTGAAGATGCTTTCGGTGGATTCCGTGGCGCAGAGATTGT AAACGATTTTCAAAATTATGCGGATATTTGCTTTAAGAATTTTGGAGATAGAGTGAAGCACTGGATGACATTGAACGAGCCATTAACAGTGGTGCAACAAGGGTATGTTGCAGGTGGAATGGCTCCAGGAAGATGCTCCAATTTCACAAAATCTAATTGCAAAGGCGGGGATGGAATTACCGAGCCTTATATCGTCGGTCACAACCTCCTCCTTGCTCACGGAGCCGCCGTAAAAGTCTACAGGGAAAAATACAAG GCATCTCAAAAAGGTCAAGTTGGTATCGCTTTGAGCGCGGGTTGGTACTTGCCCTATACAGAATCAGCCGCAGATAGGTTAGCTGCGGCACGAATCATGGCCTTCACATTTGACTACTTTCTGGAGCCACTTGTAACTGGTAAATACCCAGTCGACATGGTCAACAACGTTAAAGGCGGTCGTTTACCTACATTCACCGCTCAACAATCTAAGATGCTTAAGGGCTAA
- the LOC106337863 gene encoding uncharacterized protein LOC106337863, whose product MQVEGKGNLRLEINGVIQVITAVYFVTGLKNNLLSVGQLQQKGLRIIIEEDTCEIWHKQQRRLIMHSVMTTNRMFVVTAIVKEPKEALEANRVQSVVKTLEETWHKRFGHLNHNSLLTLADKAMVEGLPKININGTVC is encoded by the coding sequence ATGCAAGTGGAAGGGAAAGGCAACTTAAGGTTGGAGATTAATGGTGTCATTCAAGTGATCACTGCAGTCTACTTCGTGACGGGGTTGAAGAATAATCTGTTATCTGTGGGTCAGTTGCAGCAGAAAGGGTTGAGGATCATAATCGAGGAAGATACGTGTGAGATTTGGCACAAGCAACAGCGCAGGCTGATCATGCACTCTGTAATGACCACAAACAGGATGTTTGTAGTAACTGCTATCGTCAAGGAGCCTAAGGAAGCACTAGAAGCAAATAGAGTTCAGAGTGTGGTGAAAACGTTGGAGGAAACTTGGCACAAACGCTTCGGACATCTGAATCACAACAGTTTGCTAACGTTAGCAGATAAGGCAATGGTGGAAGGTCTACCAAAGATCAACATCAATGGGACAGTGTGTTAA
- the LOC106339807 gene encoding beta-glucosidase 27-like — MMPGKKIYAAKNSFGRSNFPEGFLFGTASSAYQYEGAVNDASRGLSVWDTFVRKHPERNCYSHADQAVEFYHHYKDDIQRMKDINMDSFRFSISWPRLLPHGKKSKGVNKEGIKFYNDLIDELLANGITPLATLFHWDTPQALEDEYNGFLSEKAVDDFRDFATICFEEFGDRVKYWVTLNEPWVYSIGGYDTGRKAPGRASNYMNEAALAGESGLEVYTVSHNLLLAHAEAVEVFRNNPKCKDGKIGIAHCPVWFEPYDSNCPDDHEAVERAMEFMFGWHMDPTVYGDYPEVMKRSIGKRLPSFTAAQSQKLKGSFDFVGVNYYSAFYVKNVADVDHNTPNWRSDACIEWKKQNKAGEILGPRGGSEWDFLYPQGLRKFLNHAKNKYGSPKFMITENGHCDIDYEKKAKLSNLMDLQRTEYHEKHLQSIHQAIKEDGVQVEGYYAWSLLDNCEWNAGYGVRYGLFYVDYNNGLKRYPKMSAMWFKEFLKKEEIEDSEKEGLMLNSVVNKKRKRFLTSSGLPSCYIPKMSESSKALELFF, encoded by the exons ATGATGCC AGGAAAGAAGATTTACGCAGCTAAGAACTCGTTTGGCCGATCCAATTTCCCTGAAGGCTTCTTGTTCGGGACTGCCTCATCGGCTTACCAATACGAAGGAGCCGTGAACGATGCATCTCGGGGGCTAAGTGTTTGGGATACTTTTGTCCGCAAGCATCCAG AAAGGAATTGTTACTCTCATGCGGACCAAGCAGTGGAGTTTTATCACCATTACAAGGATGATATCCAACGAATGAAAGATATCAATATGGATTCATTCAGATTCTCAATCTCATGGCCTCGGCTTCTTCCTC ATGGAAAGAAAAGCAAAGGAGTGAACAAGGAGGGAATCAAATTCTACAACGACCTCATCGACGAACTCCTAGCCAACG GAATCACACCTCTAGCGACTTTGTTCCATTGGGATACTCCACAAGCCTTAGAAGATGAATACAACGGGTTTCTAAGCGAAAAAGCTGT TGATGATTTCCGCGATTTTGCTACCATATGTTTTGAGGAATTTGGCGACCGTGTGAAATATTGGGTGACACTAAATGAGCCATGGGTTTACAGTATTGGTGGTTACGATACAGGGAGAAAAGCTCCTGGCCGCGCCTCTAATTACATGAACGAAGCAGCTTTAGCCGGTGAATCTGGTCTGGAGGTGTACACTGTTAGTCACAATCTACTCTTAGCTCATGCTGAAGCTGTTGAAGTGTTCAGAAATAACCCAAAG TGTAAAGATGGAAAAATCGGTATTGCACATTGTCCGGTCTGGTTCGAACCTTACGACTCGAACTGTCCTGATGATCACGAAGCAGTTGAGCGTGCCATGGAATTTATGTTTGGGTG GCATATGGATCCAACGGTCTATGGAGATTATCCAGAAGTCATGAAAAGATCAATAGGAAAAAGATTACCGTCGTTTACTGCAGCTCAATCTCAGAAGTTAAAAGGATCTTTTGACTTCGTGGGAGTAAATTATTACAGTGCCTTTTACGTTAAAAATGTTGCTGACGTCGATCATAACACTCCAAATTGGAGGTCCGACGCATGCATCGAATGGAAAA AACAAAACAAAGCTGGAGAAATTTTGGGTCCTAGAGGTGGTTCAGAATGGGACTTTTTATACCCGCAAGGGTTAAGAAAGTTTCTAAATCATGCAAAAAACAAATACGGAAGCCCTAAATTTATGATAACTGAAAATG GACATTGCGATATAGACTATGAAAAGAAAGCTAAACTCTCGAATCTGATGGATCTTCAGAGGACAGAGTACCATGAAAAACATCTCCAAAGCATCCACCAGGCCATCAA GGAGGATGGTGTTCAAGTAGAAGGGTACTATGCATGGTCATTGCTTGACAATTGCGAATGGAACGCTGGTTATGGTGTTAGATACGGACTATTTTACGTAGACTACAACAATGGTTTAAAACGTTATCCAAAAATGTCGGCAATGTGGTTCAAAGAGTTTTTGAAGAAAGAAGAGATTGAAGATTCCGAGAAAGAAGGATTAATGTTGAACTCTGTTGTTAATAAGAAGAGGAAGAGATTCTTAACATCTTCTGGTTTGCCTTCCTGTTATATACCTAAGATGTCCGAATCCTCTAAAGCCCTTGAACTCTTTTTCTAA
- the LOC106337861 gene encoding uncharacterized protein LOC106337861, protein MDSQEEVEWCDKEKSNGNGVRFSLVDFVKEDDDCSWRVRAEGLTGSSYFIIKKYVAHHSCSPSRRNGSVRTASAKTIGTLIMHMYETAKEGPRSNDIVQYMRSEHGVEISYSLAWDAREYAINKVKGLPEEGYEKIPKYLHMMREANLGSHTSYERDSKGRFRFLFISFGQSLRGFYAAIRKVIVVDGTFLKSKYKGVLLVATALDGNSNLYPIAFGVVDSENDLVWNWFMRQLNVVIADEHSLAFVSDRNYSIAKAIANVYPQSHHRICIHQLLNNVVTYFSGKCVAGLVAKASKAYRAADFCKLFTAIYSISPEIGNYLIEADMRKWARCQFPGYRYDINTTNPAESINSALRTPREFPVIPLLDNIRKMMTRWFFQRRTLSSKHSKPLTITVEKKIDRRIEKGKKFKTHVFLWEFDLMKIPCKHAIKAGFSVGIQAHTLTDDIYTTASWHTTYEESINPIGVPEDAWTVPSHVEQTKVLPPESRRAAGRRKKRR, encoded by the exons ATGGATTCACAAGAAGAGGTTGAATGGTGTGACAAAGAGAAGAGCAATGGAAATGGTGTTCGCTTTTCTTTGGTGGATTTTGTGAAGGAGG ATGATGATTGCAGCTGGCGTGTTCGTGCAGAGGGCTTAACTGGTTCATCTTATTTTATCATCAAAAAGTATGTAGCTCATCATTCATGTTCTCCATCCAGAAGGAACGGTTCTGTTCGGACAGCTTCAGCAAAAACAATTGGTACTCTGATTATGCATATGTATGAAACTGCTAAAGAAGGGCCGAGATCTAATGATATAGTCCAGTATATGCGTTCAGAACATGGAGTTGAGATATCCTATTCTTTGGCATGGGATGCACGTGAGTATGCAATCAACAAAGTGAAAGGCCTTCCAGAGGAAGGCTATGAAAAAATTCCCAAATACTTGCACATGATGAGGGAAGCTAATCTAGGGTCACACACGTCTTATGAAAGGGATTCTAAAGGGAGATTCAGATTCCTCTTCATCTCCTTTGGTCAGAGTCTTCGCGGTTTCTATGCTGCAATTCGGAAAGTTATTGTTGTGGATGGGACGTTCTTGAAGAGCAAATACAAAGGAGTATTACTGGTTGCTACTGCATTAGATGGAAACTCGAATTTATATCCTATTGCATTTGGAGTTGTCGACTCAGAGAATGACCTCGTGTGGAACTGGTTTATGAGACAACTTAATGTGGTAATTGCTGACGAGCATAGTTTAGCTTTTGTGTCTGATAGGAATTACTCAATTGCTAAAGCTATTGCTAACGTGTACCCGCAATCTCATCACAGAATTTGCATTCACCAGTTGCTGAATAATGTTGTAACATATTTTAGTGGGAAATGTGTGGCTGGTTTGGTTGCAAAGGCTTCTAAAGCTTATCGAGCTGCTGATTTTTGTAAGTTGTTCACTGCTATTTACTCTATTAGTCCTGAAATTGGAAATTATCTCATAGAAGCCGATATGAGGAAGTGGGCTCGTTGTCAATTCCCGGGTTACAGGTATGATATCAACACCACTAACCCTGCGGAGTCGATAAATTCTGCTTTGCGTACGCCTAGAGAGTTTCCAGTAATACCTCTATTGGACAACATTAGGAAAATGATGACTCGATGGTTTTTTCAACGTAGAACTTTAAGTTCTAAGCACTCGAAGCCACTGACCATTACTGTGGAGAAGAAGATTGACAGAAGGATTGAGAAGGGTAAAAAGTTTAAG ACGCACGTGTTCTTGTGGGAGTTTGATCTGATGAAAATCCCATGCAAGCACGCCATAAAAGCAGGCTTCAGTGTTGGAATACAAGCACACACACTCACAGACGACATATACACTACTGCGTCATGGCACACGACTTATGAAGAAAGCATAAATCCTATTGGTGTCCCTGAAGATGCTTGGACTGTTCCATCTCATGTGGAGCAGACGAAAGTCCTTCCTCCAGAGTCTAGACGAGCTGCAGGTAGAAGAAAGAAACGCAGATAA
- the LOC106337862 gene encoding uncharacterized mitochondrial protein AtMg00810-like — protein MREGFVKCYCEHTLFVKTEGGNSLIISLYVDDLIYTSNSESMLDSFKKSMQEEFSMTDLGKMKYCLGVEVIQDEAGIFISQRKYALETLKKYGMQDCNAVRNPMVPGNKLTKRGAGEEVDPTAYKQLVGSLRYLTATRPDLIYSVNVVSRYMENPREEHMMAVKHIMRYVKGTAGFGIQYLCGGEEKLVGYVDSDYAGDEDDRKSTSGFTFMFGGGAVSWSSKKQPIVTLSTTEAEYVAAANGACQAVWMRNMLTEIGFGQGDGTVLFCDNSSAIKLSKNLVLHGRSKHIHVRFHFLRELVNEGIISTEYCSTHEQLADIMTKPVKLEVFEKLRADIGVTLKEG, from the coding sequence ATGAGGGAAGGCTTTGTGAAGTGTTACTGCGAACACACATTGTTCGTAAAGACAGAAGGAGGGAACTCGTTGATCATCAGTTTGTACGTCGATGATCTCATCTACACCAGCAACTCGGAAAGCATGCTTGATAGCTTCAAAAAATCGATGCAAGAAGAGTTCTCTATGACGGATTTAGGGAAGATGAAGTACTGTCTAGGTGTGGAGGTTATACAAGATGAGGCTGGGATCTTTATAAGTCAGAGAAAGTATGCTCTGGAGACTCTGAAGAAGTATGGGATGCAGGACTGCAATGCTGTGAGAAATCCGATGGTTCCAGGCAACAAACTGACAAAGAGAGGAGCTGGAGAAGAAGTAGATCCAACGGCTTACAAGCAACTTGTGGGAAGCTTGAGGTACTTAACAGCTACTCGACCTGATTTGATATATTCTGTGAATGTGGTCAGTAGATACATGGAGAATCCAAGAGAGGAACACATGATGGCTGTCAAGCATATCATGAGGTATGTGAAAGGGACTGCAGGTTTCGGAATTCAGTACTTGTGTGGTGGAGAAGAAAAACTTGTGGGGTATGTGGATAGTGATTATGCAGGCGATGAAGACGATAGAAAGAGCACATCAGGTTTTACATTTATGTTTGGAGGAGGAGCTGTGTCTTGGAGCTCAAAGAAACAGCCCATCGTTACTCTTTCTACCACGGAGGCAGAGTATGTTGCTGCAGCAAATGGAGCTTGTCAAGCTGTATGGATGAGGAATATGTTAACTGAAATCGGGTTTGGTCAAGGTGATGGTACGGTTCTTTTCTGCGATAACAGTTCAGCTATCAAGTTATCAAAGAATCTTGTGCTACATGGAAGAAGCAAGCATATACATGTGAGGTTCCATTTCTTAAGAGAGCTCGTGAATGAAGGTATCATTTCAACGGAGTATTGTTCAACTCATGAGCAATTAGCGGATATCATGACAAAACCGGTAAAGCTTGAAGTGTTCGAGAAGTTGAGGGCAGACATTGGAGTAACATTGAAAGAAGGTTAA